TCATAATGGGTATTATCCTTcttggagttgtattatttctcCGTGCTACTCTCTGAACCCTTgattacaaactaataaaagtaaacaacgctcatgccctATTCATATCATGTCTTTTGAAAACAATACTGAGCAACTTACGCAATTAGTAGATACattattagataattataataaaattgaacaatagatttaaagtttaaatatatctgATTCATTCCAAGATTTGACTgcttaatataatacatatatcaaagttgaattagttgaaaaaaatttatggttttAAAATGATCTGAATACGCAGTAAAGCATTATAGAAATTTGACGTAGTATAACCTCTAATATGCATTTTATTCCAGTAATTTATAATAGGTGGGGTTTCAACACAAAACAAACTAgaatcatttttgatcaaattgcaagatcaatttatatcaacgaACTATTATTATATAGCTAAAAGTCTGTGGTACCTCAACTCATCCAACGAATTTCAATACAAAGCCCCTATAatagactcaaatatgtatatgaattattggggatgtttgtatatatgaagtaaaaaaaattataattttcttatgtttgtttaagattaattttatgttgacacaccacaaatGTACCAAAGAAACtgctcaaaatatataattacattatatttagtaaatataagaAGGATCAACACAACTATTCCGTTAATGAGTttcacaacaacaaaaaatgaagcaGGGATTTACTGTCGCAATCTTTTTTCCCTTCGATCGTAGAGGCACCGAGGAACTACAAGTGAAGAACATTcactttaaatgaattaatattaatatcatacaAAAGGGGTGTCTTCTTTCTGACTCTTAAATAATCAGCGTTCTCTAGCTCATgctcaaaatatgaatatttttctggaaatgaaatatatttcttatttacacaaataattaaatacataataaatatgtgaGCACTTACTCTGTAACCAACATGCatcattcatcaatatttttttaaacctaagaattaattatgaatttttacgaatgccttattattttattgtagtaGTAGCAGCAGCAGCAGAGTGAATTGATGATAAGGCCGGAGGGAGAGGAAGAATTAATAGGAAGGAGTGAgctgagagagagagagaaagaaggaaaaagagtgaatgagaaaaagaaaagaagaatatttgggCTATTTACGGTCTacttctatttgattttttgaagaatgtGGCCGTAAATAGAAGAAGACAACTCTGAAGACAGAAGTAGTAGACTGGAGGaatcaagtattaaaaaaaaggggaacTACGAAACGGAAAGGGACTGAAGTGAAGAGGTCCTTTGGATGATACTATGAGTAGATCGGGATGGCGGCCCCTTCCTCCTCTCAGAAAAAAGGAAGTAGCCGAGCGATGTTAGCTGCATCCGACATTTCTCGATTAAATCCATTGGACGATTATGAACTCTTGCATCGAATCGGAAGTGGGACTTATGGAGATGTTTACAAGTCCAAGAGACGCTCTCCGAGTTCTATTGGAGAATTTGCAGCGGTTAAAGTCATCAAACTGGAGCAAGGGGACGATTTCTCCGTTATCCAGCAGGAAATCTTGATGATGAAAGACTGTCGACATCCCAATATCGTTGCATACTATGGATCATACCTTCGAAGGGATAAACTATGGATTGCAATGGAATATTGTGGAGGAAGTTCTCTCCAGGATATCTATCACAGTAATACTCATTCACTTCTAGTTTTTCTACCCTTTTCACTTTTCAGGATATTTCAAACATGTCACTCATCCCATAAACTGCATCAGTAGTGAAagagacgccatcttgggggGATCAAACTTGATATTTCTCATACCTATGATAACTTacattaaatactacttttacccttatatcttaattaaatcaaagtagtaTGCActgaaaattcataaaaatcctTAGATTtctactatattttatttttttgatagattagGTTCGAAAAAAACCCAGTATAGTTTgaggaaaatatcttattctttccattataatagttaGTTTGTATCTACAACACGGAAAAaggattgtataacgatgtaataacatatttttaatacatttatggtcatgtatataataatacaaggCAATTGAACTATAAGTTTTTATTCAGAGTAAGGTTTAAGTTCTTCTACTTTTGGTcctattttgacattcaatagttCAATAGTCTCGGCCCTTGTACCCATATCCAATGGATTGAAATTTGAAGATGAGTGGAATGACACATTCATTAAATTTCACTAcctattaaacattttattcatgcttatattatattactctATTTCTGAAAGAACATTATTTCACTTGTCATTAACTTGCATAGCTCTATTTGaactatttcaaaattactCTACATAGATTCAAGGACAAAAGACGGaatgaattacttattttttcactttaaagAAGATTGTTTTAGCGTTACTTTATATTACACttcttataatgtattttactattattttccaGTTACGGGGCCTTTAACTGAGAAGCAAATTGCATTTATGTGTCGTGAGACTCTCAAAGGATTAGCTTATTTACACTCCATGGGTAAAATGCACAGAGACATTAAAGGAGCCAATATACTTTTAAGCGATAAAGGAGATGTCAAATTGGCTGATTTCGGAGTTTCTGCTCAAATTACTGCTACTCTTAGTAAAAGGAAATCCTTTATTGGTACTCCGTATTGGATGGCTCCTGAAGTTGCTGCTGTAGAAAGAAAAGGAGGATATAACCATTTGTGCGATATTTGGGCAGTTGGGATTACTGCTATCGAGCTTGCTGAACTTCAACCTCCGATGTTTGATTTGCATCCTATGAGAGCTCTTTTTCTGATGTCCAAGTCCGGTTATACTCCTCCTACCCTCAAAGATAAATCTAAATGGAGCAAAGACTTTCACCTCTTTTTGAAAGAATCTCTcacaaaaaatcccaaaaaaagaCCTGGAGcggaaaaactattatttaaccGTTTTGTTTTGGCATCTGATTTAACACCCCGACTCGCTTTGGAACTTTTGAATAAAGCACGTAATCCTGAATCTTCCTCATCTTCATATGTAGAAGAACCTGACGACGAGGGACTTACACAAAATGTACCCACAAGAATTTCATCCAGGTCGTCTAGAGCACATCAAACAGACATTAATGGTACGTTGGGTGTACTTTCTTACTCTTCtcttaattacattaattattggctttattttttatatataaagttaacaATGAACCGCCCATGTACTCTGTACCTCCTCCGTTGAGCAAACCTAATAACGGTTGGCTTTTATCTTCGAATCAAGATGAAGAGTCTACTAGAGAGGTATTGTATTGAACTAATCGTAAGTGAATTTGATTAAGTCTGACTTTTTACTTCAGGAACTTGACTTGGCTTTAGATGAAGCACTAAACAATAGTGAGCTAACAGCACCTTGGAAAGATCCTGCCAGCGAAACAATCAGAATGTGAGCcttcttgatttttctttaaatattatataaaattttgttgctTTGATTTCAGTGCGGATTATTACTATACCGAACCACAAAGTTCTCTTAGAGTTGGAGATATAAAGTTAACTAGTCAGACCTCTAATGGTAATCGTCATAGACGAAGTCACTCGGGGAGTCCCTCGAATAATTTACAGGACAATGTGTCCCACAGAGtagagaatattaatatatccaCTGATCAGAATACTTCGACGTGTCGGCGTCGTTCATTGTCAGATTCAAAGCCTAGGCCTAATAAAGGTAAAACTCACTAGTTGAGATATGagtttaattcatattttcttgttATCCCTCTCTCTCTTTAAAGATCGTCATAGTAATGATAGCTCTGAGCAAGCCTCTACCAATACAGATCAATCAGGATCGAATAAACCTGCTTCTAATGGACTCCCTCCAACTCCTAAAGTTCACATGGGAGCATGTTTTTCAAAGGTTTCGTATTATAATTGGaatctaggattttttttaaaacatgcaTTCGATTGTAGGTTTTCAATGGTTGTCCGTTGAGGATTAATTGTACGGCATCTTGGGTTCATCCGGAAACAAATAATCAGCATATATTGGTTGGAGCAGAAGAAGGAATttacactttgaatttaaatgaaattcatGAAAACGCGATGGATCTTTTATATCCTCGAAGAACAGTGTGGATGTTTGTTATTAAGGATGTTCTCATGACTCAATCTGGTAGCTAAACTTATAGCACTTTATCAgcattgtattaaaaaagttccTTTCATGTATTCTCTAGGCAAAACGTGCTCTCTATATCGACATGATCTACTTGGTCTTCATTCGAAACAAAGTGATCGACTTACTATATCTATGAATGCAATGCACAAAATTCCCTCAAAGttatttcccaaaaagtttACTATGACCACTAAAGTTCCAAATACTAAAGGTGTTATAAAATGTTGTGTTGGGCGAAATCCTTACAACGggtataaatatttgtgtggGGCAACTCCTCAAGGGGTTTTTCTGATGCAGTGGTACGACCCTCTcaacaaatttatgttattgaagcattttgaatgtaatttagTCAATCCAACTCGTGTTTTCGAAATGATAATTACGCCGGATCTTGAATATCCTATTGTTTGCGTCAATGTACGCCGAGGATACGATGGAAggtctttaaaatttgaaatgctTAATTTAAACTCATCGGCAGCTTGGTTTCATTCTGACGAATTGGAGGATATTGATGGCATGCAAACAGTTGTTCCTAAACAAGATTTGATGAATATTCATGCAGTTACACAACTTGAAAAAGATACCATACTCGTTTCTTATGATAGTaagttaaatcattttaaaactcCTCATCATACGATATTCTTCATTtatggcttctttttttttcagatgtcGTGAAAGTAGTCAATTTACAAGGAAAAATTAAGTCTAGTAAACGCCAATCATCCGaacttcattttgaattttcgATAAATGCCATCGTATGCCTTGCAGACAGTGTCTTGGCGTTTCATCGTCATGGAATGCAAGGACgtagttttaaaaatagtgaagtCACTCAGGAAATTTGTGATCGTACAAGAGTTTTTAAGCTTTTAGGCTCTGATAGGTAAGTCAATACCGGATACATAcgggatttatttttaaatgcaatttatgctatttattgctaaaaatatatataattaataaattatggatTGATGtagataatgaataataataatttatcattaaacgTCATTATTCTATTTCTTCCattctttatactttttttaaattgctgcTTCTTGGAAATCATTCAGAATTGTTTCCTTATCAAGTCGACCAACAGATAAATCATCTAGCGAAACCGGACAAAATCTTTACGTTCTGGCAGGGCATGAAAacagcttttgatttttttattcaacagtttgcgggatgattttttttatttgatacaaagacatttactttaaaaaaggcGCTTTCAATTGAATTTAAGCAGGTCTGCTACTGTTGTTGCTGTGTTTACTAATATTGTTCTTCGACTCATccttataataatgatttaattataactaaagttattttttgtttttatttagaaaagcttgctatttataaatacatatattatatacttaagtATACTATCCCCCCCAAAAAACTACTGTTGATTAATTGTATGTAGTCAATAAAAGATTATAGTTGATGTGTAGATCATAATTAATACGCATACATATCTCCTGTTTACGTAGTCTAGTCaaattttcgtttaaaaaattcattcagatttgaaagaaaaatacagttttttgcTCAAATCCTTgcacaataactttttttattttttgcgaggaattttttgttaaaattaattcataagttATATGAATGATGACGAGGAGATCTTTTCTCATGacccataaattatttatttatttactctcaTATTATGTGTAATACATAGATTTTGTATCATTCcaaattcctaatttttttatcttccttcattattataattacgtTTGCTTCATTGTTGTTGAatcattttgtttcatttttttattttctaatttttttgtcgtttttatatatttactttttgctAAATATATGGGACAAATTTGTTATAACGACTATTCGCACGCCATACACACACTTTTCACAAGttgtgttgtgtttttttttttgtgtatcatttaatgatttataacCCTATATTCCCCTTGTCTTTTAGGGTACTTTTAAAAACATGTGTGTTGCACAAAAGcaatcttttataataataatcaagaaaatgattaaatcctttcttcataaatatacgTAAATGCAtatgtcaataattaattgagataTCACCATAGCTCAAGATAATACTATCCAAaactaagttttaaaaaaaaaacccgaaaatgaacgtggtcatcctgacaatttgaatagtGTTTTGAAGAACAGCAGCATAGCTGTTaggacgttttattaaattagccaCAAATAGCTATgacatgaaggaaataaacacaaatcccactccgaaTCTAGCAATCATATTTCCATGAATTTCTCCGATgtcaatcatcaattctactccgattccagcaaggacttacacttataactcctatGCGTTACTCGCCGTCATTCATAAGCAAACTCATGTTACACTGAATAATTTATACGTATatctagtgatgtaaatcttgtgaatttttttgatggccccttttttttggaataggtaatctgaagattgaattttctcttcctcagctgttatcattattatttatgtcctgagtagtgaacttccttcctgctacattcaattatattcaaaacctgattgaacatttgagggtgctcataaatgacggaaaGTAACCTTAATGATTTGTTGtgaaatgtttgtttatttccttttctccccTTCACAATTGATTGTAGCTgaactaatgaaacgtcatgacagctaagctgctctcctcaacaacattcttcaaattgtccgaGCTTGCTTTTATGTAGATGGGCACTCTGTGTGAGTCAAAAAGAGATTGATAAGGTTCCAAGGGAGGGGTTGTgcttaatattacttttatatatatttatttgactttgACCCTAGGGCCTACATTGATATTtacttacatacaaaaatatccaataCTATATTTGAATCAATCTTCTTATTTTGTTGTAGTATATATAACTTAGGCCTTTAGTTTCATCAATATTATCGtcaataatgatatataaaaataatataaatacctaTAAAGAAGGAGATGGGGGAAGAGGggctttataaaattatctacgttggtgataataaaaaaatatttcacattcTCTGCACTTCTATTTTGTATGTACAGACATTGTTGTACATATTATCCCCTCTATTATTGTTCTCATTGAGGAAGAGCATGATGGgatctcttcttttctttttttcatatcccCACCAAATTCACGAATAcctccctattttttttatctcctttagtgttggattggtccaAGGACTgtttcctaatcagtcttttaTTCCCTccctttttgtctttttttatatacctgaTCTTTTTTACCAACTAATCGGTAATTAGGACCGATTAGTTTGTCCTTCCGtgctagctatctttttatctTCTTCACTCCTAGTTAGGATTGGTGAATATAAAAGCGAaggtaataatattaatgactaatagctagaacgtataatattTCAGTttagagcgttttcacgtgacgtcagcatttttgatgtcggccattttagGGGCCTAAACATCCAAGTTTTCTAACAATGAAACCCCTTTTgtctttaatattatagaaaatagtgAATTATTGGATTTTAAAATGGGGTTAGcaaataaaaggacttcaaCCTTAGTGTCGTCAAAATTTTTATCCCTgaattgcctagttttattatatatctgaccctaaaatgtattaaggatatgttattacatcttaatacaatcttatttccgttttgtagatcaaaataaactattataatggaaaaaatcaaatttttcctctaattatctaattttttccatccctaatagataaaaataaaaattgtacaaatcttgcccttgtgtcagttcttatttattcggtccagtcctaTTCAGTCTTTGGAATAATCCTTCGTACATCCAGTACAAGAACTGATTAAAGAAATtaagttgaatgacgtcatcaagggtcgaaatttataagttttaggacagATATGTAGGTTGGAACTggactggacgggactgcagtatTCAGTCATAAATAAGGGTCTGTACAATACTAGCATCAAATAGTATTAAGTGTAGatgttatgttatatatatatattcttaatgcGATTTGATAAGTTTCATGAAGATTAATTGGAAAGTTAtccattttatgaagtaaaaatatcaattttgaggcCCCAAAATGGTTTCTCCTTCAATcattatgtaatttatgacgtcagtaaaaattatgtattttacgCTCAAGCCACAcacctactttaaacttcagatatcttgtctctttgaaacaCCGACAGGTTGGTGCTTTAAAAGAGGTTATGATCAAACATCAATAGATGAATTAACGCTGTAGGTAATAACTACGTCAATTCAGCTGTTGCAGGACCGCACTgatgggactgcagtcttttaattttttaacccaATTCAACACTAATCCCCCTTGATTATTcacaaattcttattttcttccATACACTTACATACATATGACTATAAGTTAACTTACAAACATGGAATGTATCTAtctattaatgtattattattacatcACCCCTTAGGATTATTGTCGTACAAAGTCACAACGTAATGGAGAGTGCCGCATCAGAACAGACATTGTATGACGGCTCGAATGGACTGGTCATTGAAGGTTGCGAGGCTGGAGGcattaatttatacattcttGCTGGGCATGAAGCCACTCAGATCTGAACTCTGTATTTATGACCTCTTAGTTATTGAATGAAGGCTATTGCTGCTACTGCTACTAAGACTCCTAAGACACTTCCTACTTTGCTGGTGGTTGTGGTTCTATTTGTGTGCATTAATTAACCAATTGAAgcaaaaaataaggaaagaaGCAAGCACCACGCCACCACACTGCTACTTTGATAGTTTACattcttttattaattcatatccTATCaatacttcttctttttcttaataagtattgatatattattattatcatttttcccCTTGTCAAGACGTGTGCTGCTCCCTCCTTTCTGAAGAAGTATTGATGATATGTTTTTACTACTAAATATTActatgattatattttcattacttttgaAGCATCtgattattactattattatttaaattcaagtttttatatatgattataatatatatgtatatatatatatatatattttatttttaatatattatttacaaacaatCGACACAAGCATTAAAAGAAAGAAGTAAGTAAGTAAGAAAGTAGTGGTTGCATGGATTTTTACTCGTATTCTATAAGAGATTTTGTTGATTTatgatcacttttttttattactatatattcatatttttactatatcaaGTAATGGTCGTTGTTGCATTTACTTTGGTCGATAGGGCAGACGCTAATCCACCATATATTCTTCTTCATAATCCTCAAGTACATCTCATAATAAGTCGAATAgatctatttaattattattattactaaaattaaatatatgcatatttttaaacacGAGAAATAGACGAATTACTTCGACGCCATGtgtattcattataataatcatacatgtaaatccggtgtgttttttagctggcccgttaatttgtaattggtagtataaagaattaattttattttccttaacagtggtcattattatttaattcctgagtggtGAACATcctattctaaatatattcaattatattcaaaacctgatggatTGTTCGTGGGTGGACTAATATAAGACGAAGCGTATCCCTGAGGATATGTTGCcgagttaaaattgtaagtctttgttggacttagaggagaattggggattaaaatcggagta
The sequence above is drawn from the Lepeophtheirus salmonis chromosome 5, UVic_Lsal_1.4, whole genome shotgun sequence genome and encodes:
- the hppy gene encoding mitogen-activated protein kinase kinase kinase kinase 5 isoform X2, which codes for MAAPSSSQKKGSSRAMLAASDISRLNPLDDYELLHRIGSGTYGDVYKSKRRSPSSIGEFAAVKVIKLEQGDDFSVIQQEILMMKDCRHPNIVAYYGSYLRRDKLWIAMEYCGGSSLQDIYHITGPLTEKQIAFMCRETLKGLAYLHSMGKMHRDIKGANILLSDKGDVKLADFGVSAQITATLSKRKSFIGTPYWMAPEVAAVERKGGYNHLCDIWAVGITAIELAELQPPMFDLHPMRALFLMSKSGYTPPTLKDKSKWSKDFHLFLKESLTKNPKKRPGAEKLLFNRFVLASDLTPRLALELLNKARNPESSSSSYVEEPDDEGLTQNVPTRISSRSSRAHQTDINVNNEPPMYSVPPPLSKPNNGWLLSSNQDEESTREELDLALDEALNNSELTAPWKDPASETIRIADYYYTEPQSSLRVGDIKLTSQTSNGNRHRRSHSGSPSNNLQDNVSHRVENINISTDQNTSTCRRRSLSDSKPRPNKDRHSNDSSEQASTNTDQSGSNKPASNGLPPTPKVHMGACFSKVFNGCPLRINCTASWVHPETNNQHILVGAEEGIYTLNLNEIHENAMDLLYPRRTVWMFVIKDVLMTQSGKTCSLYRHDLLGLHSKQSDRLTISMNAMHKIPSKLFPKKFTMTTKVPNTKGVIKCCVGRNPYNGYKYLCGATPQGVFLMQWYDPLNKFMLLKHFECNLVNPTRVFEMIITPDLEYPIVCVNVRRGYDGRSLKFEMLNLNSSAAWFHSDELEDIDGMQTVVPKQDLMNIHAVTQLEKDTILVSYDNVVKVVNLQGKIKSSKRQSSELHFEFSINAIVCLADSVLAFHRHGMQGRSFKNSEVTQEICDRTRVFKLLGSDRIIVVQSHNVMESAASEQTLYDGSNGLVIEGCEAGGINLYILAGHEATQI
- the hppy gene encoding mitogen-activated protein kinase kinase kinase kinase 5 isoform X1; this translates as MAAPSSSQKKGSSRAMLAASDISRLNPLDDYELLHRIGSGTYGDVYKSKRRSPSSIGEFAAVKVIKLEQGDDFSVIQQEILMMKDCRHPNIVAYYGSYLRRDKLWIAMEYCGGSSLQDIYHITGPLTEKQIAFMCRETLKGLAYLHSMGKMHRDIKGANILLSDKGDVKLADFGVSAQITATLSKRKSFIGTPYWMAPEVAAVERKGGYNHLCDIWAVGITAIELAELQPPMFDLHPMRALFLMSKSGYTPPTLKDKSKWSKDFHLFLKESLTKNPKKRPGAEKLLFNRFVLASDLTPRLALELLNKARNPESSSSSYVEEPDDEGLTQNVPTRISSRSSRAHQTDINVNNEPPMYSVPPPLSKPNNGWLLSSNQDEESTREELDLALDEALNNSELTAPWKDPASETIRIADYYYTEPQSSLRVGDIKLTSQTSNGNRHRRSHSGSPSNNLQDNVSHRVENINISTDQNTSTCRRRSLSDSKPRPNKDRHSNDSSEQASTNTDQSGSNKPASNGLPPTPKVHMGACFSKVFNGCPLRINCTASWVHPETNNQHILVGAEEGIYTLNLNEIHENAMDLLYPRRTVWMFVIKDVLMTQSVPFMYSLGKTCSLYRHDLLGLHSKQSDRLTISMNAMHKIPSKLFPKKFTMTTKVPNTKGVIKCCVGRNPYNGYKYLCGATPQGVFLMQWYDPLNKFMLLKHFECNLVNPTRVFEMIITPDLEYPIVCVNVRRGYDGRSLKFEMLNLNSSAAWFHSDELEDIDGMQTVVPKQDLMNIHAVTQLEKDTILVSYDNVVKVVNLQGKIKSSKRQSSELHFEFSINAIVCLADSVLAFHRHGMQGRSFKNSEVTQEICDRTRVFKLLGSDRIIVVQSHNVMESAASEQTLYDGSNGLVIEGCEAGGINLYILAGHEATQI